The Epinephelus lanceolatus isolate andai-2023 chromosome 1, ASM4190304v1, whole genome shotgun sequence genome has a window encoding:
- the bin2b gene encoding bridging integrator 2b isoform X1 — protein MAENKMGPNLQAGAGFLAKRVQKSLNRAQEKVLQKLGKTMETKDEQFELCFQSLNKQQIDGTRLFKDVKAYHTAVKAVHETSKRLSQTLRDIYEPDWNGVGDLAVITESEDLLWNDFEEKLCDQIVRTMENYTSQFPEVKERVAKRGRKLVDYDSARHHLEALQNAKKKDEAKIAKAEEEFNKAQNVFEEINNELREELPVLYQSRIGCYVTVFQNISNLRDVFYKEMSVLNHELYNVMKKLETQHSGKAFIIKGLNSTTSKSKKRKSLVISNPIPCNTAFPADHVSIHASTENGKDAAPSSPVQRPQSISEEPVPPEESSVSSKDVNSSDSDLSSSGANTPKRQSVCDNENSDRSTGSQSPVEAEAVAVAEAEAEAEAVAEAEAVAEAEAELATSQSDDSGVVVPMSEATSQEASNPSDSADSAPQSPEQETVSNPPAEEAKPKPPPVPAPRISFRSTEKPRILPAEEQEETEEASVHQETADSGDDSSSDNPPGFLYKGVALESHEASEDGLLQFEEGDIILVLADTQEQEGLVKGIREESWNQHRDLQNHCGIFPEKLLRPVEAE, from the exons ATGGCAGAGAACAAGATGGGCCCGAACCTCCAGGCTGGAGCTGGATTCCTCGCCAAACGGGTCCAGAAGTCTTTGAATCGAGCTCAAGAGAAG GTCCTGCAAAAACTGGGCAAAACCATGGAGACCAAGGACGAACAGTTTGAACTATGTTTCCAGAGCCTCAACAAACAACAG ATCGATGGAACCAGGTTGTTTAAAGATGTCAAAGCCTACCACACAGCTGTGAAAG CTGTGCATGAGACATCTAAGAGGCTGTCCCAGACGTTGCGAGACATCTACGAACCAGACTGGAACGGAGTGGGGGACCTCGCTGTCATTACAGAG AGTGAAGACTTGCTGTGGAACGACTTTGAAGAGAAACTATGTGACCAGATTGTCCGCACCATGGAGAACTACACAAGCCAGTTCCCTGAGGTCAAG GAGCGAGTAGCTAAACGTGGTCGCAAGCTGGTGGACTACGATTCAGCACGTCACCACCTGGAAGCGCTACAGAATGCAAAGAAAAAGGATGAAGCCAAAATAGCAAAG GCAGAGGAAGAGTTCAACAAAGCCCAGAATGTCTTtgaagaaataaataatgagCTGAGGGAGGAGCTGCCTGTTCTCTATCAGAG cCGGATAGGTTGCTACGTGACCGTGTTCCAAAACATATCCAACCTGAGAGATGTCTTCTATAAGGAAATGAGCGTG CTGAACCATGAGCTGTACAATGTGATGAAGAAACTGGAGACTCAACACTCGGGAAAAGCTTTCATCATCAAGGGTCTGAACAG CACAACAAGCAAGTCAAAGAAGAGAAAGTCTCTGGTTATCTCCAATCCCATCCCTTGCAATACAGCTTTCCCAGCTGACCACGTCTCCATCCATGCATCCACTGAAAATGGAAAAGACGCTGCACCCTCTTCCCCTGTCCAACGACCTCAAAGCATCTCTGAAGAACCTGTCCCACCAGAAGAAAGTTCTGTTTCATCCAAAGATGTCAACTCGTCAGACTCCGATCTCAGCTCCAGCGGTGCCAACACACCTAAGAGACAGTCAGTGTGCGACAATGAGAACAGTGACAGGAGCACAGGGAGTCAGAGTCCAGTAGAGGCAGAGGCAGTGGCAGtggcagaggcagaggcagaggcagaggcagtGGCGGAGGCAGAGGCAGTGGCGGAGGCAGAAGCTGAACTTGCTACAAGCCAGTCGGATGACTCTGGGGTGGTAGTACCAATGTCGGAGGCCACAAGTCAGGAGGCGTCCAATCCCTCTGATTCTGCAGATAGTGCcccacagagtccagagcaGGAGACTGTGAGCAATCCACCAGCAGAGGAGGCCAAGCCCAAACCTCCACCAGTCCCGGCCCCTCGCATCTCCTTCCGCTCCACGGAAAAACCCCGTATCTTACCTgctgaggagcaggaggagacagaggaagcaTCAGTCCACCAGGAGACAGCTGACTCAGGAGATGACTCCAGCTCAGACAATCCACCAGGCTTCCTATACAAG GGGGTGGCATTAGAGAGCCACGAAGCCTCTGAAGATGGCCTGCTCCAGTTTGAAGAGGGAGACATCATCCTGGTGCTTGCTGACACTCAAGAG CAGGAAGGCCTGGTGAAGGGGATCAGGGAGGAGAGTTGGAACCAGCACAGGGATCTACAAAATCACTGTGGGATCTTCCCGGAAAAACTCCTCCGGCCTGTTGAAGCAGAGTGA
- the txnrd3 gene encoding thioredoxin reductase 3 isoform X2 yields the protein MPPIENDTGKNELKSRIQQLIDTNQVMVFSKSYCPYCVKVKDLFKELKVECNVVELDLIEDGTNYQEMLLEMTGQRSVPNVFINKTHVGGCDKTMQAHKDGSLQQLLSGENESYDYDLIVIGGGSGGLACSKEAAILGKKVMVLDYVVPTPKGTTWGLGGTCVNVGCIPKKLMHQTAMLGTAMQDARKFGWEFDETGEGSEQRPRRSRRGDITPVWRVKHNWETMKTGVNDYIGSLNWGYRVALRDKNVNYVNAYAEFLEPHKIKATNKRGKETFYTGATFVLATGERPRYLGIPGDKEYCITSDDLFSLPYCPGKTLVIGASYVALECGGFLAGLGLDVTIMVRSILLRGFDQDMANRAGEHMEEHGVKFLRKYVPTKIEELEAGTPGRLKVTAKSTETDEIIEGEYNTVLIAVGRDACTDKLGLDKTGVKVNPKNGKIPVNDEEQTSVPHIYAVGDILEGKWELTPVAIQAGKLLARRLYGGSTVKCDYINVPTTVFTPLEYGSCGLSEEKATELYGDENLEVFHSLFWPLEFTVPGRDNNRCYAKIICNKLDNDRVIGFHYLGPNAGEVTQGFGAAMKCGVTKEQLDGTIGIHPTCAEVFTTLEVTKSSGGDISQAGC from the exons ATGCCTCCCATCGAAAATGACACCGGGAAGAATGAACTCAAATCTCGGATACAGCAGCTTATTGACACAAACCAAGTGATGGTTTTCAGTAAAAGCTACTGTCCGTATTGTGTCAAG gtGAAAGACTTGTTCAAAGAGCTTAAAGTCGAGTGTAATGTAGTGGAGCTGGATCTCATAG AGGATGGAACCAACTACCAGGAGATGCTGCTCGAGATGACCGGACAGAGAAGTGTTCCGAATGTCTTCATCAACAAGACGCATGTCGGCGGCTGTGACAAAACAATGCAG GCTCATAAAGACGGCAGCCTGCAGCAGCTACTGAGCGGAGAAAATGAATCTTACGACTATGACCTGATTGTCATCGGAGGAGGATCTGGAGGCCTGGCCTGTTCAAAG GAAGCTGCTATATTGGGGAAGAAGGTCATGGTACTGGACTATGTTGTGCCTACACCAAAGGGAACAACCTGGG GTCTCGGTGGAACTTGTGTGAACGTGGGCTGTATTCCCAAGAAGCTGATGCACCAGACGGCCATGCTAGGCACCGCCATGCAGGATGCACGCAAGTTCGGCTGGGAGTTCGATGAGACAGGTGAGGGCTCAGAGCAGCGACCCAGGAGGTCACGAAGGGGGGACATCACACCAGTTTGGCGCG TCAAGCACAACTGGGAGACGATGAAGACGGGGGTGAACGACTACATTGGCTCACTGAACTGGGGCTACAGGGTTGCACTGAGAGACAAGAATGTCAACTACGTCAATGCGTATGCAGAGTTCCTTGAACCACACAAAATCAAG GCAACAAACAAACGAGGAAAGGAGACATTTTACACAGGGGCTACATTTGTCTTAGCCACAGGCGAGAGGCCACGCTACCTGGGCATCCCCGGAGACAAGGAGTACTGTATCACCAG tgATGACCTCTTCTCGTTGCCTTACTGCCCGGGAAAGACCCTGGTGATCGGAGCATCATACGTGGCTCTGGAGTGCGGTGGTTTCCTGGCCGGCCTGGGTCTTGATGTGACCATCATGGTCCGGTCCATCCTGCTGAGGGGCTTTGACCAGGACATGGCCAACCGTGCCGGAGAGCACATGGAGGAGCATGGTGTCAAGTTCCTCCGCAAATATGTCCCTACTAAG atagAGGAGCTGGAAGCGGGCACTCCAGGCAGGCTGAAGGTGACGGCCAAGTCCACTGAAACCGATGAGATCATCGAGGGCGAGTACAACACT GTGTTGATAGCAGTGGGCCGAGACGCATGCACAGACAAGCTTGGCCTAGACAAAACTGGGGTCAAAGTCAACCCCAA GAACGGAAAAATTCCAGTGAACGATGAGGAGCAGACCAGCGTGCCCCACATCTACGCCGTCGGAGACATCCTAGAAGGCAAGTGGGAGCTGACACCTGTAGCCATCCAGGCTGGCAAGCTGCTGGCACGACGCCTCTATGGGGGCTCAACAGTCAAG TGTGACTACATCAACGTTCCCACCACTGTCTTTACCCCACTGGAGTATGGCTCCTGCGGTCTGTCAGAGGAGAAAGCCACTGAGCTCTACGGGGACGAAAACCTcgag GTGTTCCACAGTCTGTTCTGGCCTCTGGAGTTCACTGTGCCCGGCAGAGACAACAACAGATGCTACGCTAAGATCATCTGCAATAAACTGGATAAC GATCGAGTCATTGGATTCCACTATCTGGGTCCAAATGCTGGAGAGGTGACGCAGGGCTTCGGCGCAGCCATGAAATGTGGTGTTACTAAGGAGCAGCTTGACGGCACCATCGGCATCCACCCCACCTGCGCTGAG GTCTTCACCACTTTGGAGGTGACCAAGAGCTCTGGTGGAGACATCAGCCAGGCCGGCTGCTGA
- the txnrd3 gene encoding thioredoxin reductase 3 isoform X1, producing the protein MPPIENDTGKNELKSRIQQLIDTNQVMVFSKSYCPYCVKVKDLFKELKVECNVVELDLIEDGTNYQEMLLEMTGQRSVPNVFINKTHVGGCDKTMQAHKDGSLQQLLSGENESYDYDLIVIGGGSGGLACSKEAAILGKKVMVLDYVVPTPKGTTWGLGGTCVNVGCIPKKLMHQTAMLGTAMQDARKFGWEFDETVKHNWETMKTGVNDYIGSLNWGYRVALRDKNVNYVNAYAEFLEPHKIKATNKRGKETFYTGATFVLATGERPRYLGIPGDKEYCITSDDLFSLPYCPGKTLVIGASYVALECGGFLAGLGLDVTIMVRSILLRGFDQDMANRAGEHMEEHGVKFLRKYVPTKIEELEAGTPGRLKVTAKSTETDEIIEGEYNTVLIAVGRDACTDKLGLDKTGVKVNPKNGKIPVNDEEQTSVPHIYAVGDILEGKWELTPVAIQAGKLLARRLYGGSTVKCDYINVPTTVFTPLEYGSCGLSEEKATELYGDENLEVFHSLFWPLEFTVPGRDNNRCYAKIICNKLDNDRVIGFHYLGPNAGEVTQGFGAAMKCGVTKEQLDGTIGIHPTCAEVFTTLEVTKSSGGDISQAGC; encoded by the exons ATGCCTCCCATCGAAAATGACACCGGGAAGAATGAACTCAAATCTCGGATACAGCAGCTTATTGACACAAACCAAGTGATGGTTTTCAGTAAAAGCTACTGTCCGTATTGTGTCAAG gtGAAAGACTTGTTCAAAGAGCTTAAAGTCGAGTGTAATGTAGTGGAGCTGGATCTCATAG AGGATGGAACCAACTACCAGGAGATGCTGCTCGAGATGACCGGACAGAGAAGTGTTCCGAATGTCTTCATCAACAAGACGCATGTCGGCGGCTGTGACAAAACAATGCAG GCTCATAAAGACGGCAGCCTGCAGCAGCTACTGAGCGGAGAAAATGAATCTTACGACTATGACCTGATTGTCATCGGAGGAGGATCTGGAGGCCTGGCCTGTTCAAAG GAAGCTGCTATATTGGGGAAGAAGGTCATGGTACTGGACTATGTTGTGCCTACACCAAAGGGAACAACCTGGG GTCTCGGTGGAACTTGTGTGAACGTGGGCTGTATTCCCAAGAAGCTGATGCACCAGACGGCCATGCTAGGCACCGCCATGCAGGATGCACGCAAGTTCGGCTGGGAGTTCGATGAGACAG TCAAGCACAACTGGGAGACGATGAAGACGGGGGTGAACGACTACATTGGCTCACTGAACTGGGGCTACAGGGTTGCACTGAGAGACAAGAATGTCAACTACGTCAATGCGTATGCAGAGTTCCTTGAACCACACAAAATCAAG GCAACAAACAAACGAGGAAAGGAGACATTTTACACAGGGGCTACATTTGTCTTAGCCACAGGCGAGAGGCCACGCTACCTGGGCATCCCCGGAGACAAGGAGTACTGTATCACCAG tgATGACCTCTTCTCGTTGCCTTACTGCCCGGGAAAGACCCTGGTGATCGGAGCATCATACGTGGCTCTGGAGTGCGGTGGTTTCCTGGCCGGCCTGGGTCTTGATGTGACCATCATGGTCCGGTCCATCCTGCTGAGGGGCTTTGACCAGGACATGGCCAACCGTGCCGGAGAGCACATGGAGGAGCATGGTGTCAAGTTCCTCCGCAAATATGTCCCTACTAAG atagAGGAGCTGGAAGCGGGCACTCCAGGCAGGCTGAAGGTGACGGCCAAGTCCACTGAAACCGATGAGATCATCGAGGGCGAGTACAACACT GTGTTGATAGCAGTGGGCCGAGACGCATGCACAGACAAGCTTGGCCTAGACAAAACTGGGGTCAAAGTCAACCCCAA GAACGGAAAAATTCCAGTGAACGATGAGGAGCAGACCAGCGTGCCCCACATCTACGCCGTCGGAGACATCCTAGAAGGCAAGTGGGAGCTGACACCTGTAGCCATCCAGGCTGGCAAGCTGCTGGCACGACGCCTCTATGGGGGCTCAACAGTCAAG TGTGACTACATCAACGTTCCCACCACTGTCTTTACCCCACTGGAGTATGGCTCCTGCGGTCTGTCAGAGGAGAAAGCCACTGAGCTCTACGGGGACGAAAACCTcgag GTGTTCCACAGTCTGTTCTGGCCTCTGGAGTTCACTGTGCCCGGCAGAGACAACAACAGATGCTACGCTAAGATCATCTGCAATAAACTGGATAAC GATCGAGTCATTGGATTCCACTATCTGGGTCCAAATGCTGGAGAGGTGACGCAGGGCTTCGGCGCAGCCATGAAATGTGGTGTTACTAAGGAGCAGCTTGACGGCACCATCGGCATCCACCCCACCTGCGCTGAG GTCTTCACCACTTTGGAGGTGACCAAGAGCTCTGGTGGAGACATCAGCCAGGCCGGCTGCTGA
- the bin2b gene encoding bridging integrator 2b isoform X2 codes for MAENKMGPNLQAGAGFLAKRVQKSLNRAQEKVLQKLGKTMETKDEQFELCFQSLNKQQIDGTRLFKDVKAYHTAVKAVHETSKRLSQTLRDIYEPDWNGVGDLAVITESEDLLWNDFEEKLCDQIVRTMENYTSQFPEVKERVAKRGRKLVDYDSARHHLEALQNAKKKDEAKIAKAEEEFNKAQNVFEEINNELREELPVLYQSRIGCYVTVFQNISNLRDVFYKEMSVLNHELYNVMKKLETQHSGKAFIIKGLNSTTSKSKKRKSLVISNPIPCNTAFPADHVSIHASTENGKDAAPSSPVQRPQSISEEPVPPEESSVSSKDVNSSDSDLSSSGANTPKRQSVCDNENSDRSTGSQSPVEAEAVAVAEAEAEAEAVAEAEAVAEAEAELATSQSDDSGVVVPMSEATSQEASNPSDSADSAPQSPEQETVSNPPAEEAKPKPPPVPAPRISFRSTEKPRILPAEEQEETEEASVHQETADSGDDSSSDNPPGFLYKGVALESHEASEDGLLQFEEGDIILVLADTQEEGLVKGIREESWNQHRDLQNHCGIFPEKLLRPVEAE; via the exons ATGGCAGAGAACAAGATGGGCCCGAACCTCCAGGCTGGAGCTGGATTCCTCGCCAAACGGGTCCAGAAGTCTTTGAATCGAGCTCAAGAGAAG GTCCTGCAAAAACTGGGCAAAACCATGGAGACCAAGGACGAACAGTTTGAACTATGTTTCCAGAGCCTCAACAAACAACAG ATCGATGGAACCAGGTTGTTTAAAGATGTCAAAGCCTACCACACAGCTGTGAAAG CTGTGCATGAGACATCTAAGAGGCTGTCCCAGACGTTGCGAGACATCTACGAACCAGACTGGAACGGAGTGGGGGACCTCGCTGTCATTACAGAG AGTGAAGACTTGCTGTGGAACGACTTTGAAGAGAAACTATGTGACCAGATTGTCCGCACCATGGAGAACTACACAAGCCAGTTCCCTGAGGTCAAG GAGCGAGTAGCTAAACGTGGTCGCAAGCTGGTGGACTACGATTCAGCACGTCACCACCTGGAAGCGCTACAGAATGCAAAGAAAAAGGATGAAGCCAAAATAGCAAAG GCAGAGGAAGAGTTCAACAAAGCCCAGAATGTCTTtgaagaaataaataatgagCTGAGGGAGGAGCTGCCTGTTCTCTATCAGAG cCGGATAGGTTGCTACGTGACCGTGTTCCAAAACATATCCAACCTGAGAGATGTCTTCTATAAGGAAATGAGCGTG CTGAACCATGAGCTGTACAATGTGATGAAGAAACTGGAGACTCAACACTCGGGAAAAGCTTTCATCATCAAGGGTCTGAACAG CACAACAAGCAAGTCAAAGAAGAGAAAGTCTCTGGTTATCTCCAATCCCATCCCTTGCAATACAGCTTTCCCAGCTGACCACGTCTCCATCCATGCATCCACTGAAAATGGAAAAGACGCTGCACCCTCTTCCCCTGTCCAACGACCTCAAAGCATCTCTGAAGAACCTGTCCCACCAGAAGAAAGTTCTGTTTCATCCAAAGATGTCAACTCGTCAGACTCCGATCTCAGCTCCAGCGGTGCCAACACACCTAAGAGACAGTCAGTGTGCGACAATGAGAACAGTGACAGGAGCACAGGGAGTCAGAGTCCAGTAGAGGCAGAGGCAGTGGCAGtggcagaggcagaggcagaggcagaggcagtGGCGGAGGCAGAGGCAGTGGCGGAGGCAGAAGCTGAACTTGCTACAAGCCAGTCGGATGACTCTGGGGTGGTAGTACCAATGTCGGAGGCCACAAGTCAGGAGGCGTCCAATCCCTCTGATTCTGCAGATAGTGCcccacagagtccagagcaGGAGACTGTGAGCAATCCACCAGCAGAGGAGGCCAAGCCCAAACCTCCACCAGTCCCGGCCCCTCGCATCTCCTTCCGCTCCACGGAAAAACCCCGTATCTTACCTgctgaggagcaggaggagacagaggaagcaTCAGTCCACCAGGAGACAGCTGACTCAGGAGATGACTCCAGCTCAGACAATCCACCAGGCTTCCTATACAAG GGGGTGGCATTAGAGAGCCACGAAGCCTCTGAAGATGGCCTGCTCCAGTTTGAAGAGGGAGACATCATCCTGGTGCTTGCTGACACTCAAGAG GAAGGCCTGGTGAAGGGGATCAGGGAGGAGAGTTGGAACCAGCACAGGGATCTACAAAATCACTGTGGGATCTTCCCGGAAAAACTCCTCCGGCCTGTTGAAGCAGAGTGA